The DNA segment TAGGGCTACATcataatatatacaagTATATACTacaatgaattaaattaattcaaaagatCCATCCAATAAATTTACGGTAAAACCAACCTACACCCTTGGAATGTTCAAACATTTTGAGGTCTTCCTCTTTTTTCATTAAGTACTCATGTTCTTCTTTGTCAATGACATCCTTATAGGAGAAAAGATCTACTTCCTCGGATTTGATTCCTTTCGTATTCGTAACAATTTTGTATCCGAATagaagaataaaataaaaaggaATAGAAATATACCCTGCAACAAATGTCTTATAGTCAAAACTTCCAATAAAAACcgtgaaatttttgattaatgCTACAAGACAACAAATACTCAACGCTAAGTATGTTGAGTATGGTGCGAATGGTGCTTGATAGACAAAACTATTCCTATCAACACCTTGCTTGTTGCAGgctttaataaaataaatatgcGATACCAAGATGCTTATCCAAATTAACAAGCCAAACATTGAAACATAACTAACAAAATAATCGAAAACGAGTTTTGAATTAGTTGAAACGGCCATAAAAGCTAGCATTGTAAACACTGCACTTAATAAAAGTGAATAATATGGGACGCCACGTTTATTGGTGTACGAAAAACATACTGGTGCTTCACCTCTGAGAGACAAACCATACAATGTTCTGCTTGCAACATATAAATCTGAATTGCTTGAAGAAAAGGTAAATAGCAAAATAGATCCATTGACAATATGTGGGAGCACCGGTATGGAAGCATTCTTAATTGCGATTACAAAAGGTGAAGCATTTGCAGTCGTTTTCGAAGTTAAGTTTAGTTGAGGATCATCGTACGCAACACAACAGCCAAGCACAAATACTGATAAAACATAAAACACGACAATACGGTAAAATGTTAACCTTATTGCCCGAGGAATATTTCTCCTAGGATTTTGAGCCTCGCCAACCATAACTCCAACTAATTCAGTACCTAAGAAGGCAAAGACCGCGTTTACTAATACTGATAAAAATGCAACAAATTTACCTTTAGAATCGGGAATATCTTTGTAAGTCGCAAAAGCACCAGGATTCTTCCAAAACCGAAAGCCAAGCCTATCATGGTTAGGTCCTCCTCCAAGCATTATAATAATCATGCAAATTATGAGGCCAATAATAACACAAACTtttaaagaagataacCAAAATTCAACTTCGCCCAAATATCTGACTCCGGCAAAGTTAATACCTACCACAAGGATTAGGTAAACTGCTATCCAAACCCCCGGATTAACTGTTTCTGGTGCTATCCAATACTGTATCGCCAATGCACCAGAAACGTACTGGTTTGCAGTGgagatgaaatatttaagcAAGTAAGAATATCCCATCGTAAACCCTAATGCTGGATCAACATATCTTGATCCATAACCTGCAAGTCCATCTGGTAGAGGAATATAAGTAGCCATTTCCCCAAGAGAACACATAACGCAATAAACAACCAAGCCTATGACAGAAAACGCAATAAGAACTGAAGCTGGACCTGCAGTTGCCAAAGCAGTACCGGTTCCAATAAGTAATCCTGGACCCAAAGCCCCACCAATAGCCATCATGGAAATATGCCGTGCCGATAAATCCCTCTTTAAGGTCTTTTTATGTTCAAGTTGGCTTTGttcatcaaataaatcaacatCTGAATTTATACTATTAGTTTCAATTGTAGAGGTCAGTTTCGTAGTCTGgtttttattaatactaaatttcataattatttgaattctaGAGTCTATTAGATCAACATCCTCACAAAATTTCAAGGGAACTACTTGTTAATATAGATTAGATCTAATATAGTTCTTTAAGTTCATATTCTCCATAATCAAGCTTATCAATAAGATATCGGTGGCTCGATACCGAGCTTTTCATACTCAaacttatcaatatttctcGGTGCAGCGACGCCGAGTTCTCCATACTCCAGATAAATGAACTTTACCGGTGGATCGATACCGAACCCAGTAACATTATTTTCCGTTATAGTGGAGTCTACCACTAAAAGCTAGTAATACAAAAGGTATAGTAGTATGTGTTAGATATATAGTAAGTCAAGTTGAAAATTCAGCTGTACCTGGAAGATCTGGTGTTACATGGCCATTTGTCATGCTTTCAGTCTTCGGATATAAGGAATTAATTTACAGGTCTAATAGAGCAGGGTTTTCCATGAATTACAAGTTTATCTTGAAGCTCGACAAGCGTGCCCGGATGCCTCAAATACACCTTTACTTACAATTTGTTACAGTTGGTAAGGTATACAATAGCTTCGttatttctaaaatatatacaGGACAATCATCCATGCCCAGGCAGACGGAACAAACCATGTTTTGCAATATCTATCAGGCATTGTCACTCAAATATCTTGGTCCATTAATTTAAGCGACACAATAAAACGATCCAATGCAATTACAGACCAACTTCCGAGGTTCTATTTTCTGAAACGTTAAAAACTAAGATACGACGAAACCTATATGCAGATACTAACTCTGCAACACTAACGGTCGGCTAGAAACAACCTTCAAATCCTAGACTACGAATCAAACTTACTTCTAAGAATGGAATTCAAAAGAGCCAGAAGCAACCATAGAAAGCCTAATCAGACCCAAATGGCAGTTAGACCACGAACACCGAATTAAGATCATGTAGACCAAGAACGGTGTACCATAATCATCGTCCTCTGGAGCCCCTGATCCATATTCCCGCATGAACGTTGACCACTTCTTAAACGGCTACTATAACCTTCCCATCCGTTTTGATGGACCATTTATTTATCGACGGACTAGATCCCTTCCTCGTTATCACGTGAACAAAAAATAGGAACTTCCCAACCTTTTGTCCAGCGTTGCGGTGCTTACCTTAAACATCTTAGCCTGACATTTATCGTTTTATAGGTCACTAACTAGCCCCCGTAGTAACGAGTGggataataattttgaaaagttagataatttatctGCGTCTAATCAGGACATCTGGTGATGGCGTAccattttattattatatactgATCCGAGCACGCTACCCTATTATACAAGGTAGCAAATGAACCAAGTGCGTACTAATGACTTAGGTTTcgaattaaaaataaataaatattaaaataaaaatgatgagCCAGTATTTGTTTGGAATAGATAATATTGtttcataataataatatggaCTTATCAATCCCACTAACTATTTTGAGAATATTTAGGTACGATTGAGTATTTTGTAGAATTATCAGTCACTATCCAACCCAATAACCCGCATAATACCCCGTACTCCTAACTCCAGAACCCAAAAAATTGCCAGTTATATTGTTTCAAGCCACTAAAATCGGGTGGCTCATACTGTCTCCAAAGTGATACTATTCGTTATTAATATACCCACCTAACAACGATATTCCGTAGATCATTTTCCCGTGTAATTGAaacattatttgttttgtaGTTTCGTAGACAATGGATTGTTTAATTACGAAGCAATTTTTTGGGCTCGCACCATTATCAGTGATGCAGCCACGAGGATCGGACCTAAATTAGCTTCAAGTTTGGCACCCAAAATTAACCGATTCAGCTTAGATAATAATCAGTCAGCCGTGGCATGTATACGGAATTATACTTCTCGTGGGTGTAAACCTTCaacaatatttatatagGATGATATTCTCAAGTTTTTTGTTATCAGTGAGTCAACACATAGTAATATAGATTTGTTTCACAATTAGCGTCTTATTTACACAACAATTGTTGAGATTACTAGGTTCTAGATATTAGTACATTCGTTTTCCAAAGAGGCAGTACCGATATAAGTTTAGTACATAAGCAAATAATACTATAAAGCTATACTATAGCTACAAGCACATAAAGCTATAGAGTAATAATTCAAGCAAGTCAATTGATAGGGTGAGAATTGGGTGCCAATTGAGTAGATATAGTATAGGACGAAGGTTATAAATCGAAGAAACATGTTTCGCTCACTCAAAtacaagaatattaaaagaAGGATGAAGAGAATCGCATTGGGAAATTTTGAGGAATACGAGTACCAGAATAAGATCCACTACCGCGATTTGGTTTCGTTTGTTTGAAGGGAGGTTTGCCAACAGGTGATCTTGGGAACATTGTTGGTCATGGGTTGTTTGCGGGTTTAGGCTATTTATACACGAGCATCGTAGCAGCAGCTAATTTTGGTTTAattatgtatattattatgtatGTGCGATAGATATACGTGCTAAAGTTCGAGAGTTGTAGTATTAGTTGTATGAGTACATACATGCGATATATAGGAGAgataaaatacaaaatgCTCATAATAAAGGCTGGAAGTTGGGCAATGCTGGAGGTGGTGGAGGGGGGTCATTGAAATTAGCCTTATCCATACGGGATAGGTTGTTCAATGGGCCTGGTAGTACCGATCTATTTTGGTAGGGTGGAGGAAGAATTATCTTTGTGTCCAGATATTTATTGGATCTAATGGTGGATGTTATTTCGTAGATGGGGATTGTCTGTGCTGCCTGAGTAACAAGTTCTAGCTCTACCTTCTCCTGTGTTCTAAATAGGGTTTCAAGGTCAGAGTCCGAGTTTATCCTGGTTCCATCTTTTATATTGAGGAGGTTGATGGTCGTCTGATTACTGTTAGCAGACAATTTGAACGCACTCTTGGCGTTTTCTATCAATTCTAATAGCTTTGGTGGCGCTGAATTGGTGGTAGGATATGTGAACTCTAGAACTGATGATAAGAACTTCAACGTAACTGCCTTAGTTGTGTTATGTATGTCCTGCTTCTTCATTTCAGTCGCTACCGCTGCCAATGAGTTCAATTGGTTTAAAGAATCTGAATACATGGGTATGCATGTTTTGCTTGATTTGTGCTCTTCACCATTGAATACTGTAGAATGCTGCGATATTAATGGATAGTCTTGTAATATACTATAGTATAGGCACTCACTTAACGGGAGCATGATATTATCGAAACCAAAGTCCTTGACACAGGATCCTAATAAGGTGAATAGTGACAACGAAGCAATGTCATCGgaaagaagataattcGTAGTCGTTGACGTatctaattctttataAAATTTGGAAAGATATGATTCTTGATTCAATTTCGATCTTAAATACTCAATCAGAGTTTCATTAGAGTTCGTAAATGACTTTTCTAAGACATAAACCACGCAGCACGATATAATACTCTTGCCCATGATTTCAAGATTTTCATTTCGCTTCGACGTGGACTCCGAACATGTCTTTGACTTCTCAATATAATGTAAAAGTATTCTCCTTGCGGACGAATTAAGGGGGCTCTTAATACTCGCCTTGAAGCTCAAGTTAGATATAGGTGGTAGAACAGGAGGACTATTGTTTATCCTTGGTTGTATCATGGTGTCAATGGCCAAACGagatttatcaaagatcGTAAACTTTTTGCTCCTGGAATAGTTCATGTCATGAACATCTTCTTGAGAATCAGAGTTAAACCGTGCAATCTCCGATAAAAACTTCTGAGACCCCGTATCTGGTGTAGTCTCCGAATTATCCCGTTGGAAGTACTGTTCACTCGGCGAATTTTCAGTAGTATGCATATCAGGCGAAATGGACCTGGAGTACGAATGTGGGTATTCTTCATCCAGTCTGCGTCTTTTATCCCCATTGTCCATTTCACTTCCTCTTTTAGTTTTGGAAGATCTCTTCCTATTTCTTCTTACACTCTGTACTGCAGCCCTCACCaacttatcaaaatctCGGAAATACTCCGGCGAGTAGTTGAACTCAACCCTCAATGCATCTGCGACATTCTTGATCAGTTCTTCTTGTTCGGATGCTTTTTTGGAACTCAAATCCAAAGTATCTATAAGCTCAAGTCTTCGAGCTGAAAATCGTTTCCACAATCTTTCATCCAAAAAATTTAGCCTAGCTCTAATAGCATGTGTAACACCTATTCGTTTTGTCTGACTTTCATTGGACATATTGTAGCATATCACCAATATAAGcctttattattcaaaatgactATGATGATTCACCTGTTGATGACCgatgattcaaatatattttctcGAGACTAATTGGTTAAGGAGCGCGGTATATAGATCGTTGACGTCGAAGTGCCGTTCAAAATGTTATAAATGTTCACTGTTGATTGTCGATTTGACCTGTAGTTGTAGATGCCACAGAGTGAATGGAGCTGTATCTTGAGACGTATTTATTAGGTTTTGTAGTGACTCAATTAGTATTCAATTGAGTCAATGTTGACTGTGAGTCAGCTGTATTCGCGTACAATGACTAAGACCAATAGTCATAGTCTTAGAATAGACACTACTTTGAAAGGCCATTAGTAGGCTATGTACATCACTGATTGTATATTTGGTCGAATGATAGTCAGTTAAGTGGATTCATATTTGGTCGAAATGAATGTAAGTTTGActaaaaatgaatcaaacCAGATAGACTGGCCTTTTTCTAATACTATGAATGACGCCGAAAACTTACAAAACCAAACTTTAGATAAATGTTTATCATAATACACTATAGATAATATAGAGCTGACATTTATCCTATGCTGTGCTGATGTACATAGGTGTTCAACATCTCAAAGTTCATATTCTTTTTGAGCAGTGAGAAGATGTTCAATCTTGTAGGTAAGCTATACATTCAGAGACTAAAATCTGAAGATTACAAACTAAAGTTGTAATTATCATAGCTAGCGCATAATTTGTTCAACCTATATAAGGTTTCGTGATGCTGAATGTGTTAGTGATGCTCGTTTAGTTTCAATTGAAAGACATACATATGTGGTGCATAGTTTAATACATTGTCTGCTGATTACGTGAATGTAGTAACATTGACAATGACTATCTATACATTCGgtatattttttctttgcaaGACTATGGCACTTGATGTactcttcatcttccttgGAATTGTCAGTATTGAGAGAGTATTGGGATAAAGACGGTAATCATACACATAAAGGGCCAATGCTAACAAATACTTCCTGTGAACCTGGCTCAGTCCACACTGGGAGCGCAAAGCGAGCTTGTAAGAACAATCCGATCACTATTGCCGGTTTCATGTTGAATTGAGTTTATTGTTTTTACTTAGCTTTAGAATCGTTAACCGCTTAGGTGCGACCTAATATTAAAACTCAAGATTTCATAATTGTGCATCTTCAGTacatcaaaatcattttgaCTATTTTCAGTGTAATACCACCATTATTCTCCTATGTCTTTAGTTGATTGCCGACCCATAGCTGAACTCTTAGATTGATTTGGAAGTACGTAAAGAATTAATGCGGTGATCATAAGCGTTAAATATTGGCACAATAAATACACCAGCAGAATTGGCACGCGGCTAATATCATTCTAATTCTCTTATACCATGCATACCTTCATTCAGATAGAGCATATCAAAAGTATAGTGACTAATAGTTGAGAGCTAAATCATTGGAtaaaaatcttcaaatatgacTCATCCCAATTAGGCAATTGAAATGCCCATTAGGCGCGCTTATCGACAAGTATATAAGGGCTGGACGTTTTcctaataaaattttcatgTAATACTTTTTCTTTCTAGAATATAGAATTAGTGTTATTTTACGTTAATCAGTtacatattattataaaagaATGTCTAAAGGTAAGGTTTGTTTGGCATACTCAGGTGGTTTAGATACCTCAGTCATTTTGGCTTGGTTATTGGAAGAAGGATATGAAGTTATCGCTTATTTGGCTAACATTGGTCAAGAGGAAGACTTCGAAGAAGCCGAAAGAAAGGCTTTAGCAATTGGTGCCACCAagtttgttgttgttgatgtcAGAAAGGAATTCGTTGAACAAGTTTGTTTCCCAGCTATCCAAACTAACGCTATTTACGAGAATGTCTACTTATTAGGTACTTCGTTAGCTAGACCAGTTATTGCTCAAGCTCACATCAAGGTTGCTGAAGAAAACGGATGTTTTGCTGTTTCTCACGGTTGTACTGGTAAGGGTAACGATCAAGTTAGATTTGAATTAGCTTTTTATGCATTGAAACCAGATGTTACTGTTATTGCTCCATGGAGAGACCCAGACTTTTTCAACAGATTTGCAGGTagaaaagatttattagaatatgCTGGTTCTAAGAACATCCCAGTTGCTCAAACCAAGGCTAAGCCATGGTCAACCGACGAAAACTTGGCCCATATTTCCTTCGAAGCTGGTATTTTAGAAGATCCTGATACCACTCCACCTAAGGATATGTGGAAATTGACTGTCGACCCACTCGATGCTCCAGATACCCCAGAAGATTTCTCTGTTTACTTTGAAAAAGGTATaccaaagaaattgatcTTAGATGGTGGTAAGAAGGTCATTACTGAACCAGTCGAATTGTTTACTGAAGCTAACGCTTTAGCCAGAAGAAATGGTGTCGGTAgaattgatattgttgaGAACAGATTCATTGGTATCAAATCTAGAGGTTGTTATGAAACTCCTGGTTTGACCATTTTAAGATCTGCACACATTGATTTGGAAGGTTTGACTCTTGATCGTGAAGTCCGTGCCATTAGAGATCAATTTGTTACCACTACTTACTCCAAATTATTGTACAATGGTATGTACTTTACACCAGAATGTGAGTATGTTAGAACCATGATTGACCCATCCCAAAAGACCGTAAATGGTGTTGTCAGAGCTAGAGCTTACAAGGGATCCTTGTCTATTTTAGGTAGATCTTCTGATACTGAAAAGTTATATGACGAAACCGAATCATCTATGGACGAATTAACTGGCTTTTCCCCAGAAGACACATCCGGATTTATTGCCGTTCAATCCATTAGAATCAAAAAATATGGTGAAGCAGTTAGAGAAAAGGGTAATACATTATCTTTATAATTGTTGCACTCGACTAACTATAAAGATAATTAAATAGGGAATCTAAAATAGgtaaataattaatacatTGTAAAAAGTACTTAAAAATATGctattcttcaatttaaTCAGCAGTCCAGTACTCATTTTCGTATTCATCGTCGAATACGGTATAATCAAAATCGTACTTTTCTCCAACCAAagatttgataataattattgattCATCAAGACGTCTGTAGATCATATGTGCTAATAATAACGCAACGATATTACATTGGCCATCAGCActgaataatttttcgtAATCCAAATTTCTTACCATTGAATCATGCAAACTTTCACCTTCATCGACAGTATATTCCTTTTCAGTATTCGGTTCTAGATTATAAAACCGCTCACTTAAAGATATTTTTTCAGTTCCCCATTTTGATCTTAGTAAATCCAAATGTTGTATAGAAAGATTTGCTTGAGTGATTTTAGGTAATGCGGTTTTAGATCTTAATGAACCAGCACCCATATGCGTCATAGAGAAGACATTAGCAGTCATAGAAGGACTTGTCCATCCCATTCTGCCCATTATAATAGGTACCCAAAATTCTGGTTCATCAATTTGGTCGAATATTGATTGAAGCATAACATACAATTGAACAACATCAGTAATCAACGTCTGTAATCTAACATATTTTGATGCAGGCCAATCACCCGCTATAGGGATTTCGTACTGAAGCGGTCCAATAATTCGTGTAATACTCGCAAGCTTCAATAAGGCCGTACGAAATTTTTCTAGAGTTTCATCGTGCCTCCTTAAAATATGGATATTATGGTTCTCTAATCTTCCTAACGCAAATCTGGATACATCACAATGAAGTAGTCCTACCTGTTCTAATGCTTGGGCCAATATTTTTCTAATTACAACCTTACTAGTAGAAACCCTTGGAAAACAACTAGCCAAGACACTAATAGCTATTCCAACAGTTACACTAACATGCCTCTTCCAAGCAGCTGTAAAACCATATCCAATATTACCCGTAGCTTGTGGATGATTCCCATCTAGCCAACTTGTCCCCATAATCAAAACAACGGTAACacaaaaaagaattgtCGGAACAAGATTTAAATGAACTGAAAAATGTCTGAAGAAACATAAAtagaaaaagagaaatcCAGTAACTACACAATACCCATAGTAATTACCGGTACCATTACCTGCGGAGATATACCACGCAACCATTCCAACTATACCCGCTGCAAATCCATAGAAAAATCTCGCAATAATACCATAAATGGCTTCACCAACGTATTCGGAAACTGTAAGACAACACACAACAGGAACCCACATCAatctattattataatacCATTCAGCTGTAGTCCTACAAAAAGCAGGAATACAACAAACCGTAACAAGCCCACTGGCCCTTATCCAAAACCAAAGATGCTTGTTTAAAAGTAGGTTGTAAAATGAAACACACTTTATACCGAAAATTTGGTATACATGCGACGGTGGAAATGCATCAGCGTCTCTGATAGAAACTTCACTTTTCCAGAAGCTAGATTCATGTTCATCTGGTGCTCCATCTGCTATGGTGCTGTTGATATAACGAGCTGAATCTCTAACCGACGAAGTGAACGGTGTTATAAGACTTGGAGCTGGTCTACTTTTGTCAATAGAAAGGAACAAGTCAATCATTCTAATTATTGCTTTAGACTGATCTTTGGCTAAATTTAGAAACAACGTAGCTTGACTAATAAGACATAATAAAACGTCTTCATTTCTAGTCGTTCCTTGCATTAGTTTTTCGATTCTCTTATGATCGCTCCACTTTTCTAATTCGTTTTtcaatcttctttttgcATCTAATAAACTCTCTTTACGTTCTTGTTGCCTTTGTTTATGTTTTTCATGACTTCCAGGAATAATTATAGTATAGGTCCTAAACTTATTTGCTTCAGTTAACCATGTCGCAACAGATTCAAGCCCAATATCTACGGCTTCTAAGACCGATATAAAATGTGCAGTAATAAAACGAGCCACAATATCTAAGTCTTTTAAAGTCAAATCATCTTCTGCATCTGACGAATAAATTCTATTTCTTAAAAGTTTAATCCGGCGACTGTTTTCGTACTCTCCAACAGACCTATATGATTGCTGTAGAGCTGTAAAAAGCTTTGAGTGTCCGGTTATCTTCTTACGGTTATATGAAGATGTACTGCTTGCCCTGCTGCGACCCAATCCCCTAATGTTATCAGATACAACATCTAGCCTCTCATAAAGTAATTGGTAAAAATATTCGTAACCTGCcgataaattaattaagtTCTTGAGTAAGTACCTGAATTCTCCAGCATCCCCAGCATCAAGTCTACCAAATgaaatttcatattttattgTACTTGCTAAAACTTCAAGCTGggaaatattatttctaaaGTTTGTGATTTCTTTGGAATACTTTTCGAAATTCGAAAAGTCAGGCCCAGATGGTCTCAATGTCTTCATGAAGttaatattgtttttaGTTGCTTTATTTAAACCGCTCAAGATTTTCGATGAACCATTGAAATATAAGAAGCTTGAAGTGGTAGGAAATATCAAAATGGATGTGACAATTTTGGTTAAAAATGCAATTCCCATAGGTTTTATAATAGTATAACCAATCACCTTAGGCATGAATACAGGGAAATACACATAGTAATTAGTAAGAACGATCAACGAGATAATACCTGCCACGAATCCTGGTCTTATCAAAGGATGTAATCTTAATGTCATGCCATACATGGTTAAACCAATCATCAAGCagaatacaaatataaCTGTGCACCTGGTGGTCAAAAATCTTCCTGTGAATATCTGAGGAGTCATACATGTCAGTATATTCTCTGCGGTACATGAACCATCTTGAATAAGCAACTTGATCAAATCTTCGGGTGTTATCGAACCTCGTAATCGGTTGGTAATTAATAAGGCTATAGTAGCAAATAGCCATGAAACCATCACATAAGAGAAGCAAAGGATACTTAGGAAAACATTGAGGACTATCAGGGTCCCACCAGCAGCGATGATGAACCCTACTATCTGCATCAAGTATGCAGCATTTCCAATCCAATTACCACTTTTCGGTATAACCATCAATATAACCGTCACCCAAAGCTGGACCCATGTCCTAGAGACAACCTTAAACGATTCATAATCCAAATGGTCAAGAAAGTACGCCGGACGTACTATCTTAACAAATTTCCTCCATGCTGTTTGTTTTTTATCTGGTATTTCCGATTCTATTGGCTTCTTTGTATCACTTTCATCATAAATATTAGCTGGTTTGTCTTCATAATTATATGCTGGTTCACTTATATTTTCCTCATTAATATGTGTACTACGGGTGCGGTGCAGTTCCACATATGCAATAGGATCAACCTCACTGCTACTATCCGTGATACTTTCATCACTACTATAAACAGTTCTGGCCATAATATGCTGTTAACATTTTATATGTTTACCCTTCAAACCAATatatgtaaataaaatgaaaattccATATACTGCATGAGGgtcaaaaaaattaatatgaCGGAGTATTACTCCGAAGAAATGTGCCGTTAGACATAGCCATATGATTCATGAGTACAGGAATAGAAGGAGATGGATGTACCGATGATAACACTTGTATATTCTGTTGGTCttaaaaatggaaaattacGTAAATGGGACATAATTGATGGCGAATGTAGCTATCTATATGTAGTTTGTACTTAGATAGAGATAACTTCGATTAATGCAATTGAAGCGTATTGGGTAAATATCCAAGAGCattgaaaacaatatttacaatataAGTGAGTCAATAGGTTTGAAACATTGTAATTTATGGTGATAATTCATCTAGCCAGGATTGTAACTTTGCTAAATACCCAGGTATGTCTTTGCCAATAAGACCAGCAGGAATGGTGTTTCTAGCCACTTTATTGATCTTACTTGATTCGTAATGCGATTGTAAGTGAGAAACAAGACAACTGAGGGTTTTGTATTGTACGGATTGGTCTGGCTGGGGCTCGTCTTTTACGGCATGAGTTTCAGTTTTGGTATGAACTTCACCTCTGGAATGTGCTTCACTTTTGATATGTGCTTCATTTTTGATATGTGCATCTTGCCCAAGGTCCTTGAGAAATTGTGACTTGTTGTTATAATAGTACCAGCTCGTAAGCCAGAGCACCCTATTGAACATTGGAAATCTAAATTTTGCTGGAACTCTTGTTACTTTTTCGATTTCATAGATGCGCAAATGCATGGAGAGATCCATAAGAGTTAGAAAGTTACCTCCTATTACTAACGAGTCTTCTGGTGTGAAAACAG comes from the Debaryomyces hansenii CBS767 chromosome B complete sequence genome and includes:
- a CDS encoding DEHA2B02442p (similar to CA4834|IPF1217 Candida albicans IPF1217), whose product is MARTVYSSDESITDSSSEVDPIAYVESHRTRSTHINEENISEPAYNYEDKPANIYDESDTKKPIESEIPDKKQTAWRKFVKIVRPAYFLDHLDYESFKVVSRTWVQLWVTVILMVIPKSGNWIGNAAYLMQIVGFIIAAGGTSIVLNVFLSILCFSYVMVSWLFATIALLITNRLRGSITPEDLIKLLIQDGSCTAENISTCMTPQIFTGRFLTTRCTVIFVFCLMIGLTMYGMTLRLHPLIRPGFVAGIISLIVLTNYYVYFPVFMPKVIGYTIIKPMGIAFLTKIVTSILIFPTTSSFLYFNGSSKILSGLNKATKNNINFMKTLRPSGPDFSNFEKYSKEITNFRNNISQLEVLASTIKYEISFGRLDAGDAGEFRYLLKNLINLSAGYEYFYQLLYERLDVVSDNIRGLGRSRASSTSSYNRKKITGHSKLFTALQQSYRSVGEYENSRRIKLLRNRIYSSDAEDDLTLKDLDIVARFITAHFISVLEAVDIGLESVATWLTEANKFRTYTIIIPGSHEKHKQRQQERKESLLDAKRRLKNELEKWSDHKRIEKLMQGTTRNEDVLLCLISQATLFLNLAKDQSKAIIRMIDLFLSIDKSRPAPSLITPFTSSVRDSARYINSTIADGAPDEHESSFWKSEVSIRDADAFPPSHVYQIFGIKCVSFYNLLLNKHLWFWIRASGLVTVCCIPAFCRTTAEWYYNNRLMWVPVVCCLTVSEYVGEAIYGIIARFFYGFAAGIVGMVAWYISAGNGTGNYYGYCVVTGFLFFYLCFFRHFSVHLNLVPTILFCVTVVLIMGTSWLDGNHPQATGNIGYGFTAAWKRHVSVTVGIAISVLASCFPRVSTSKVVIRKILAQALEQVGLLHCDVSRFALGRLENHNIHILRRHDETLEKFRTALLKLASITRIIGPLQYEIPIAGDWPASKYVRLQTLITDVVQLYVMLQSIFDQIDEPEFWVPIIMGRMGWTSPSMTANVFSMTHMGAGSLRSKTALPKITQANLSIQHLDLLRSKWGTEKISLSERFYNLEPNTEKEYTVDEGESLHDSMVRNLDYEKLFSADGQCNIVALLLAHMIYRRLDESIIIIKSLVGEKYDFDYTVFDDEYENEYWTAD